In the genome of Arachis stenosperma cultivar V10309 chromosome 2, arast.V10309.gnm1.PFL2, whole genome shotgun sequence, the window aaattttatttaaataaattattatatatataaaataatattcaaATTTCTTATACTTATTTAAACATACAAATAAACTAATTATTTGAACGATCCAAACTGATTACTCTACCTTATGTATACGTGTTTTGTAATTTTGATTATTTCCCTTTTCATGGTTAGAAGCTGTTATGAGTCTCTATCACCTTGACTAATAATTAACTATGTATGGAATTACATTATTCATTTGTAGTCTTGTACTTTCTCATAAGATGCTATTTGTTGTGGTGGGGTCTTCATCCAGTGGATTAATTTCTTTGCATTAATTAAATCATGATTAATTTTCTTTGATGAGAGATTCATAAGTAATTGATTTGGGAGAACCTAATAATTATCAATTCATCATTTTCATTACTAAgaactaaattaattttatttgactcctgaaaaagattttagaagagcttttaagtttttttagtgagaaattcttttttcttttatttcataatttattacttaatttttttctttttcatgatTTTTATGCTTAAATGGAAAGAAGACGTTAATTACgtttataattcaataattttattttgtgaatgactgttattttatctattttcacaattttctaaatttttttattaaattaccCACCCTTATATATATCTACATCAAATAAATTGACTAATAATAATCAACACTTTATTTAAATGAAAGATAAACTCACTCTATCAAACTCGACTCTTTAAATTACAACTTTTTAAAGAGTCTAATTATGAATAAAACAGATTAAATGTTCTTTCTATAGTTGTTAAGAAATCTTATTTGGTAAGGAAATGAAACCAAACTATTGATTAGTAGCCAGATACTTTGCACATATGATGGTTAATGCACTTAACCTTTTTTATTATAACAAGAAGCAGTGCTGCAATAATAAAATTCATTGTTTCTCGACGGAGTAAATTACCAAAATAATGGcaaaaattttacttttgtttttttcGGATCTTTTTTATagctttttttttataaattttaaataattttttcatttttttttttatggatGTGATcgaagagagaggagagagaagagacAATACTTTTAATGCATAATAaactcaatttaattttaagttcCGATTACCTATAAATACAAATGCAAATACAAATTACAATgaaccaaattaaaatttaaattccaTTACATAAGAGAGTAGATAACCAAAGCATGCTAGGAGACTTTGGCCCAAATTCATCATTCTTTTGTTTTATCAAAGTGGGATTGTGATTACTTGTTCAgccattaattttttttataattttgtccAAGACTGAGCTTTCTTTAATGATCAAATTTGGGTTTATGTAACTTTTGGCTCAATAGGAAACTAAATTTATTTCCTGCACACTAATACACACATTAAACAAACTATTGGaagcaaataataatttaataattttttaattaatattttaataatgtttgattaTCATTTAAATTAAACATAAGTTTTTCAACCTCaacaatttataaaaaaattacattactttaagtataaaattataaaaaaattaatttatttagaatgaaagtgtaaaattataaaaaaaaattataagtaatgtaattaagtaatgaaagtaaaattatattagggtaaagtattaaattggtcCTCTACGTTTGGGCGTAATCCTGTTTTGgtccttaaggtttaaagtattctatttgaatccaaaaaagtttcatttaacTTCAATTTAGTCTCACAGTGAGGTCAAAGATAAATAACTAACGAAATGTCCTACATGACAGCAGTATAAGAACAAGGTCAATAATTTGGAGAATAAGTACAAGTTTCAGAGACACAAAATCAACTGTGGATGCATCAATACATGTATTTAacattttttagttttatagaaaatattttattttaattataaaattataaaaaaataatttatttagaataaaagtaatgtgattaactgtaatttacttagatgtgattaaaaaataattgaatactatgtacacTAAAAAATTGATgctattgaaggataaaattaaaatttatttcaatgtatcgtttttgtcccaacgtttttatcctatttaagtccctaacattttaaaatcgtctcaattttgtcccgtcGCCAATTCTGTTAATAGATTCCTAACGACaagacaacattgagtcaattttgaaacgttagggattTAAATAAGACGATTGACACGTTAGGAACAAGTGGACAACTTTAaaacttaccccaaacgttggagacaaaaacgatactttactctattAAATATATGTTCTAAAAGAAGATTTTAGCAATCAGACTTTGATATAAATTTTTgcaatcatttttttaaaaaaaaagatatttttatttttaaaatttaataattttatgttaagtgaacctttttaaaatatttttaattgtgaATGAACacgtatttttgaaaaataaaaaatttagagatcgaattttgttctaaatttttttgtacatcttctaaatatttatttagaTGTTACTACAAAAGTTTGGATTAAACGAACAAATCAGTtattaaatacaaattttttttatcattcacaaaaaatataatatttattagttatttttgtcgctttttcaaattcttttaaaagtattttatcaataatattttttaaaaacttttttgtCCGTTATTAAATTTTTCGAATGATTAATTGATAGTTAATCTTTTTCCACACGAATTTGAATTCgtaaaattttagattttattttaaaaaataaaatataattttttataatttattttacaaatgaaactaaaaatatatattaaaaaaaaaacaaatttaaaaaaaattaaaaataatagatcatattttatcttttcaaataaaaatttaaaattaaaaaaatttaaattcttttcaCACTAGTCGGCATTTTGATGATATACTTGATCCCCAAGTATAGGTAATCTTTTTCCACACTAGTCGACATTTTGATGATATACTTGACCCCATGTTGtgtctttttcttctttgtttttttttttctcctctcCCTTAATCCTCCATTTAAATTCATCTTTTTAGTGGATGCCTAAATTCTTTGCTTcttttgctttttctctttttctctttttccgtAGTTTGTTATGCTCCCCACTAACATATAATTGCATCATTGCATGACCTAAGAGACACAAACTCACTCTCTCCAAATCATTACATATTCAATTGATAAGACTATGATTATAAAACATTTTCCTTATTTTCAACTTTATTGTACGGTCATCCTAACTTCCAAATTCCAACTGTTCTTCAGCAACTTTGAAACTTACATAAAGAAatcattattttatattatgagAGTGGATTAGATAGTAGATAAATAAAGGaagattataaaaaaatcatagatgagatggtaaaaaaaaattatatgttaaGAGTTTTATTATTGTTACGATGGGTAACTGGAAATTAGTGGGTTTGACTCGTTgggttggcccaatcgtctgAAAGAGGGAGTTCTTTGACTAGGTTCGCGCTTGAGAACCTCCGTCCGACTTATGTGCACACGAGTGAATAGGGGGTgatacctgcaaagacactccgatacCTAAGTCAGCAATGGTCTAAGCAAGTTTAGAGAatattggaacttagagatacctgaggggtgtatttataatggtgaaccaataactaccgttggagtagttccaccttttaaGAAGGATAatcgtccctttatcttagggaagTTGAAGTATGGCTCCTgaagtgggttgagagattttaggggcagttacttatttgaataagtgttatctgccagctaaccTTCGTTCCCGACTTCCTTAGAGTGGAGTCTGCATCGAATCCGACTTCTTGGGAGGAGGTCGGTTGCGTGGGAAGGCCAATCtatagattgagcatttttgtcCTATTTGAACCTGGGTCTTGACGTTGgatcagggtatgaacaattatAAATATAAGGAAGAGTTTCAAGTGTACCAAAAATATCGGTGTTCCAGCTGTTTTAACcgttgatataaattataaaaaatatatataatatatattaattaaactagacagttaaaataattagaatattAGTGTTCTTTAAtacacttaaatttttttttataatattaatgaCATCGTTTAATCCATATATTTGATTCTATCTAGTAGAATAAATTTTTATCGTTGTTGTATACattttttattggtttatttttttaataatatactaaagtcaaattttaaatatgaatGTGTCTAGTCTAATTTTTGGGTCATGACTCAATCTTGATCAAAGCATATATAGTcaaactaaatataaaataactcTGAACTataatcataatcatgatcATAAACTTGCACATGTGGAGGAATGATCCGTTCAATAAGAACTTTTTACAACTTCTTATAAACCAACCAATCTAATATCTAAATTACTTTTGAAGATGTATTCAAATAATATTCATTATTATTACCTAATAGATAAACATAACTCATTAACGTATGTGATGTGAAGTAATGGTGTATGGCATATTTGGCATTggaaatataataaaaatataaaataaatgtcTTGTAATATATGTCATAAaagtatattttaaaaatattataaaaatatttaactaaaaattattaaaaacttgTTCTTTCTTCAAATTTATTCTTGATAATAATGTAGTATGAAGAAACGtgtcaaaaaaatataattttctatTAAACTGTAACAATATTTAGATATATCAAACGTgtcagaaaatatattttaatttttgttaaaacataattaaatacaAAAGAAACACACATGGGAAAAACATCAAATAAATATAGTGTATAAAATATGTTCAACACAGATACACAATTGTTGAGTTCGGaaaacttaaattaaaaatgatgaataaatattattaaatatatttaagtgtttaaataattttcaatagTTTGTTTGATGTTTTTGTTAGTgtgcaaaaaaatttttctaatGGGCCAACAAATAGAAGCCCCTTTTTGGTTTCCAAACATATATAAGCTCATCACATGGTTAATTCAAGTGGCTGAAATAAAAATCCAACCAGACCCAtcataaattaaagaaagaaataattgACTCAAGTCTTCAAGCATACTTCAGTTACCTATTCTCATGGCCTAATGAATTCCAAATCTCAACTCAATTAAGTTTATGCCTTGGTaattgaaagagaaaatttaaattgatttaattgCATTAAATACCTTACACGTTACTTAATATCTTGGGAAATTGAAGTGGAAATTCAATTTGTTTTAATTCCATTCAATGTTTCCACTTAAagtttctttcttctctcctcTTTTTTGTCTTGTCACTTCAATCCATCAAAGAAGAAGGCAGAAAAAAAAGTGAAGTTCACAAAAAATAGCCAAGAAAGGTATTTGCCattgaagatatgatttgaaaaaatgcttcaagatttttttttgcctaaaaaaataaacaatctGCCTCGGTGAAGAAGCAAATCTAAGTTGAAAAAAGCTTACTTCCATTTTTgttcaccaagagaaaaagtgCGTCTGAACCTCTAGGAAGGTAGAAGCAAATATGAAAACCTTGAAACTACTCTGGGTCAGAAACTCATCAAGAGTCCGAATTCAGTCTTGGGGCCAAAGTAAAGATCAAGGGTCCAGACTAAAAAAGCTTGAAGAAAAAGGTTGAGAAAGATGAGGTAACCTTGCATGCATTATCCTCGGTTCTCTCATCTCTCTCTGTTGAAGCCGCTGCTACTCTGTGGTAGGAGAAGAAATTGTTGGGTTAGTGTTTTAACCTTGAAAGCTTCCCCTTCTATATTAAGGGTGAACGGCCAAAACTTGAGATCAAGGAGAGTAAGTGGAAAGCACAGAGTTTTCATAACTTTCAAGCTATCtaaagttcttctccttcaatgaatttcattttagtttctttttcttagtaTTATCTGGGTCTCATGGTAAAAAGCAAATATGGTGAGATTTATAAGAAAAAGTCAAAAGACAGTGATCAATATTAGAGAAAAAGTCATAGATGTCTCCGAGTTTCTTTGTATATCTGTATGTTGTGATTCATGATCCTATGTGGATTCtcttgcaagttgggttagcactttgcaGTTGAAAGTTAAGTTTTGAGTCCTAGTCAAATTCAGATTAGATGTAGAATCTGAATTTGTCCCATATAAAAATGGGTAGTTCCTAAAGAgaaattagtgtttgtaatgtTGTGATAAGTGATAacatagtgaaattccatcattatTATGATAGAGACTGGATATAAGCCACATTGTACCTAGTGGCTAAACCAGAATATATCTAGTGTTAATTCTTTTTTTCTACTCCTTTTTCAGTTTCTGTTAATCTGGAAacgaaaacaaaaaatatctcTCAATTCGGCACGAGACAAAACAAAAGTATCTCTCAACTCAACATGAGACAAAAGTAAAAATATCTTCTAAAATTTCTTTAAAAGGACAGAAATTAATATTCAacaaaaagatctaaaattcaACCTCCTTTCTCTTAGTCACTGATTACcatcaacaacaataaaatatCAATGCTAGTAGGTTTTTGTTTCTTCTTACAAAAAATTGAGACTAATAATTTGAATGGGATGAACTAATGAAAATGATGTTTGGGGAAATAGTAACTTAGAAGGGTAAATTAGAGAAAAGAAAGGCATGCCTAGAGATTCCTTTCTTTCAACTCTTACAATGCAAAAAATTTCACCCTATTGCCAGAAAAATTTGGCCACGACTTACCAAAATTTGATTACAAATTTTTCCTACCTTTTTTTTTCGACTCCCCAcacaaataatttttcttaGGACTATACACTATAATATACTTCCACAAcctaaaagttaaaaaaaaaaaaaagaaaaagaaaaatctaacAAAAGCTTATATTGATAATTTAAAGTATGAAGTAACTAGCTATAGTTTTTGTGATCCATAACATCTCATCTTTGCTGGTGAAAACACAGCAGTGAGCCTAGCATGATCTGAAAGAGAATACTCTTCTGGCCAATGTCCTCTCTCGACTTCTCGAGGGAACAACATCGCCTTCTTCACCTTAAAGCCGATGGTTTCGTGCTCATTCGTCGCATTCGCATCCTCCATGCAACCATTGAAGCTTTCCAATACAGGCTCTGGACATGTAGAGTTCCAAATCTTTTGCTGCAAAAGTCAGATATCACAGTTTTATTAACATATGGAATTAgagattggatgaaggcatcAGCTTCGGCTTAAGGTTGCGGATGAGTGAAGACATGCATAACCGAAACAAAGATGAACATAGACACGAGGAAGCGAAATGACGAGGACCGGATACTATGTAAGAAGTAATGTTCAAGGTGGATATCACAACTATGAAAGTCTGTTAACATTCATAGATTATGCACAATAAGAGCTTATAGGTCAAAGATATAGAATCAATCTAACATCAAACTAAACCACACAAATCTCTACAATATTAAACTAAACCAATCAAATATATACTGAACAGAGACGACAATTTGAGCCAACTGATTTGCCCGCCCAGAACGAGGCAGGTTTTTCAACCATTTACTGGATTTTGGAGCATATACCGACAATACCTGACAATAATTGTTTGGATATGGAACAGGTATGGGTAGTGGTCACCCCGCCCCGTACTCATCCCAAACATATACACAAATGAATGATTGAGATAGATTATCggatttgatgaatttaaaCTTTTATAACATTGCTTAGAATTTGTAGTgtgataaatttaattatatttggaACTTACATGATATTTTTAGTACTTTGTATTTCATTTTTATAAATCATAAGTCATAGATTATATTTCAGACAGGAAAGATCACGCTTGAAGTGAGGCAAGACAGATATGAGTTTGGATTTGGGGCgataaagaaaacacctgcaggtAATGGGACATGTAATTAACGTAGATATGTGAAATACCTTGAATTCCTCGAAGTCGATGACCCCATTTCCATCAACATCTGCTTGATTCCATAGATCTTGGAACTGCTGAATGCATAATCCATTAGGCACATCAACTAATTTTACCTGAAAAACAGTTGCAACATATAAATGATTAAGTTCACTGCCTCATATCTATGTCATTATCATATATTAGCAGATTGTGAAGTATACCTGCCGCAGTGCTTCATGGAAACTAAGATATGTCACAGCATCGGCACAATTGTCGCCCTTCAGAAATGTAAATGCACCGTCTTCAGACAGCGAAGCTTTTCGTAGCTGGTACTGAAATCAAATCCCCGAAGGAAAAAGGTCATATTCAGAGCCACAAGGATAATACACATTTGAGCCACAAggattcattaattttttacaaCAATGGGAGTCCTATGATTATGAATCTATGACAAATCAAAAGGATAGTATAATATATGTCTGTCAGATATGTGTTGGAGAGGTGTGTTTGTTTCATCTTGAggaaaaagtaattttttttattcccaCAGTATCCCCGACTCGACAAGCTTAAGGACTAATCTGTCAATAGATTGTTGCATACACAAGACGAGATTCAAACCCCACACTTGCCTAAGCAAACGAGTGAACTAACCACTCAACTAACCCGAGTTGGTTTGGACAAAATAACTTTTAAACTAAAATCTTCTATATAATTAAAAAGctgaaaatcaatttttctgAAAAGCTACTACTTTTCAGCTTCTACAAAACAAAAGCTGAgaaatgttttgttttgttcttttcaaatcctaatttttcaaaacaatttatccaaatatgtgaatattgattttttgttttcaatGAAGGAAGTAATTTCTGACTAGATAAGCCGAAAACACACCCTTTAAGTCTCTAAGTTCATCAGCAAATTTTACAAATCAACCTATAAGCAGCATAGTATTACTCACCTTGAGTATGCTAAAAACAGCTTCGGCCCAACTTGTCTTCAAAGGTTTCCGTGGTTGGTTCGGATTGCAAAGCCAAATGAAGTCGACACCGCAGATATTTCCTCTATGATTTCGGTGACTAACCCACTGCTGGATTAACAAGACAATAAAAAAACATGAAAACAAAAATCTAAAACAAAGCTTAAGAATTTATGAACTAGTAAGATATTAACCTTGTGGGAATCTGCATAACTGTCATATGATGAAACAAACCCTTGTGACCTAAGAAACTTGTATACATGCCCTTTCTTACTTCCATTCCAGTCACTGCATTAGATTGAACATTGAAGTTCACACTATTAGGAAACCTGATTCTGTTAAGCATACCAACATTGCAGCAAAATCGAACAATAAACTCACCCGCAGAGTATAATAGGCATCGGTTTCagcttgttttctttttgaaaCAATTCCACTTGCTCCAAAATTTGGTGAACCTACAAAAACAGTGAAAGCtaagataagattgaaaacaaaattcataTGTGAATCAGAAGAAAAACATGGACATACCTGATGCAATCTCACTATACATAGACTTGAATTGTGAGGAAATAACAGGTGTGTGTTCACAATAAGAAACTCTTGGTGAAGACTTCCCATTTGGTTTTGCGAAACAGGGGCAATAGACTGAACGTGTAACAACTGAGCAACGCGATCACCGAAATCGTTTAAAAACAACTCCCGATAATTCACAACATGTAAATATTTTGTGTGTATAGCAGTAAGAAGACCTGCATAAAGTATAGTAGATATGAGTTTTGAGCTACAGAGTAACAAATTTACTTGGAGAAACTTATACTTTAGATTATGACAAAAATCGGAAAACCTCAAACGCATGGAACATCGGTACTTAGTACTAACTACTAGTATGCTAGCAATCCAAATATCTAAGCAAGATGGACCATGaatttcattttcacacacactTACCATCTCCGCGGTTGTTGGTTCGAGCAAGCTTGAAGAGATGGTAACCAGCATCCCCTAGTTTCTCCTCATACATGTGAACAAGTTCTTCATTTCCAACCCAAAATTCCTACAAATGAAACAAGGATCATAAGTCACACACACAACACTCGAGGATATCTAAATTATTGGATTAAGCCTAAAACCACAAAATTGACCAGAAATCACATCTTGACTCAAACATATACTAATACTACTCATACTTAAAATTCCTACACTTTCTACcaagaaaagagagaaattgCTACCTGAAGGCACATTATGGAAGATGATTCAGCAAGCAAGGAATTCAGAATACTTTCATTCCTGGACAACCAGGAGTACCTGAACTCACTTTCCCTGAGGCTTTGGTTCTGTTCAAAAACATACAAATTAAGACACAAGTGATTGCATAAATGTTAAAAACTAAGGGAAAATAGCACAAGACAAGACCTTTGGATCAATCCTTTTGTAAATAGGAGCCAAGATATTGAAAGTGGTGAATGAAACACATGAAGGACCCCTTTCCACCTCCACCATTGATGATGAACAACACTCACTGTCACTGTTATTACTAACAATGGAAAGATCTCCATCACTGTTATCACCACCGCTCATAACATTATAAGAAGAACCCTTCCCTTTTCTCAAGTTGAGCTTAGCAACACTAGAACCTGCAGCTACTACCTGAAATTCCAAGCATAAACCAACATCAAAATCcccttcttttattttctccaAATCCATAACAAAACCACCCCAAAATCAAATTTGAGCTGAAAACAAAACACCCACATGAGCAAAAACAAAACTTGTTCAAGTTTTGAACATAAAAACCAAGACCCAAATGAGCAAAAAACCGAACTTTTTAGGTACAAAAGCGAGAAATCACTTACCATTTTCAAAATCCTAGCCACTGTCCAAAAGGGGTACTAAGAAAAGAAGGTTCTGGAAAAAATAGAAGCAAAGTTTTGTGCTTTCTGTAGGAAGCTGAAATGGGTCACTAATTATAGCAGCGTTTGAATAAATGAAGCTTTGAAAAGCAAATATAATTGAAGCTCCTTTTTAAGCCTTCTTTTGTCGTTAACGTTGTTCCATTCGTTGTATGAGTAGTATATATAGAGAAAGAGAGAGCTTTTGTTCTGGATTCGTTGTTAGATGACTGTTTatggaaaagagagagagaaagagagaaagagagagagagagagagaggtgcgATGCTGTTTCCGTGAAATTGgaatcttatttttattctttttcttttattttgttttctaattttttgtttcatttttttttattatcattgaaGGACACTTTATGACGCAATTAGCATTACTGCAGTATCATTTATCACCATGGCAACTGGGCAACACGCCTATGCAAATagacatttatttatttattatttaattttgatctaTAGTATATCTATGACTAATAATTTTGTTATGTCATTCATTATATTGTGCATTATTATATTATggagaaataattaaatatgtaGTCTTATGAATGGTATTGGTTGACTCAACTAgtgtgtcttttttttttctaatttacaATAATTCATAGATACCGTAACTCTAAATTAATTAGCCTTCCCACTAAGGTAAGTTTTAGAATAATCATTTAAATTAGTCCctaaatttgaatatttttagtttttaataaatttttattttttagtagttttcaaaaaaatttattggaTATATTggcttatttattattttgatcaaatttttagtataaatattaaacaaataatttttaataaattttattataaaataattaattctaaaagAATATATTCTAAGACAAATTattcatatttaaaattataaaaatactaattaatccagCAGGAATAATTTTTGAGAATTTCTAAAGTCTAAAAATTTATTAGGGTCCAAAGTGACAAAAATATtcgattaaaaatttttaaaaattaatttgacatttattctaaattttaaaagctCATACtataagtatttttaaaataattcatATAGTGGTAAATTTACCACAGAAAAGTATTTAAATGATTCTTTCTATTTTAGAATGGAATAAGCTTTCCCAATTGGTTGAGTTAGGTTAGTAATATTTTAATCTGAATATTTGTTAACATCATCAAATTGTGGGTGAAGTGATGCCCTAGCAGAAAGAAGAATGTGAATGGaatttattcctttcttcttctctttgttTGCCTTGGAAGTTCAGAGAAATCAATCATCATCTTCCtatgaaaaagaaaggaataaactagtaaaatttttttggtcATAGTAATTTACCAAagaattattgttattttttttactgttttattgattatttatttatttttttatctacaGTATTTCTCAATTCGAgactaatttattataaatCTGAACTTTATTTAaggatttattattggttaataaattattacatgCATAAAACAGAATTTAAATCTCGATACTTATTTAAGTGGACAAATTAGTCGGTGTTGCTTATTTTCTACAACACCCAATTCCTCCAAAAagaagaattttaaaaaatgagaCTGATGATCCAAGTAacctttataaaaaaaaataaattacatatTAAACTTAGTAAATAATCAGTGCCAAACCTAAAGTACGTATATTCAATTTGATACCTTTTTTTGTTTGGTTAATGCCAATAAGGAATCTATAAATCTTTGCGAAATATTCAAATATCTAATTATTAGTTTGTTCttgcaaaaataataaaatgttaTTACACACAAAATATTTACtattaaatcaattattatattttcttataaaattatgtctattatattatatatttttaatgtatatatttatattataatatatattttatataaataattaatttaataactaattttttgaGTTTACATAACGTAATCTTGAAAAATAATATTCCACTAATCCATGCTTAATAGGATACTGATTTGGACCTATTATAATGTT includes:
- the LOC130961456 gene encoding uncharacterized calcium-binding protein At1g02270-like isoform X2 — translated: MVVAAGSSVAKLNLRKGKGSSYNVMSGGDNSDGDLSIVSNNSDSECCSSSMVEVERGPSCVSFTTFNILAPIYKRIDPKNQSLRESEFRYSWLSRNESILNSLLAESSSIMCLQEFWVGNEELVHMYEEKLGDAGYHLFKLARTNNRGDGLLTAIHTKYLHVVNYRELFLNDFGDRVAQLLHVQSIAPVSQNQMGSLHQEFLIVNTHLLFPHNSSLCIVRLHQVHQILEQVELFQKENKLKPMPIILCGDWNGSKKGHVYKFLRSQGFVSSYDSYADSHKWVSHRNHRGNICGVDFIWLCNPNQPRKPLKTSWAEAVFSILKYQLRKASLSEDGAFTFLKGDNCADAVTYLSFHEALRQVKLVDVPNGLCIQQFQDLWNQADVDGNGVIDFEEFKQKIWNSTCPEPVLESFNGCMEDANATNEHETIGFKVKKAMLFPREVERGHWPEEYSLSDHARLTAVFSPAKMRCYGSQKL
- the LOC130961456 gene encoding uncharacterized calcium-binding protein At1g02270-like isoform X1, which translates into the protein MVVAAGSSVAKLNLRKGKGSSYNVMSGGDNSDGDLSIVSNNSDSECCSSSMVEVERGPSCVSFTTFNILAPIYKRIDPKNQSLRESEFRYSWLSRNESILNSLLAESSSIMCLQEFWVGNEELVHMYEEKLGDAGYHLFKLARTNNRGDGLLTAIHTKYLHVVNYRELFLNDFGDRVAQLLHVQSIAPVSQNQMGSLHQEFLIVNTHLLFPHNSSLCIVRLHQVHQILEQVELFQKENKLKPMPIILCGDWNGSKKGHVYKFLRSQGFVSSYDSYADSHKQWVSHRNHRGNICGVDFIWLCNPNQPRKPLKTSWAEAVFSILKYQLRKASLSEDGAFTFLKGDNCADAVTYLSFHEALRQVKLVDVPNGLCIQQFQDLWNQADVDGNGVIDFEEFKQKIWNSTCPEPVLESFNGCMEDANATNEHETIGFKVKKAMLFPREVERGHWPEEYSLSDHARLTAVFSPAKMRCYGSQKL